A stretch of the bacterium genome encodes the following:
- a CDS encoding M48 family metallopeptidase, with the protein MSDYRRDFAAEIRSNKRKSFLLFLGLPILLVGMCWVIGEQYGRGDLGLLGGLVVAVGGMVITYTLGDDIILGFTGAREATWESDQMLFNVVDEMRIAAGLPMPRVYVVDSFALNAFATGWSPDNAAVAVTRGLLEKLNRDELQGVIAHEMGHVANFDIRYMMIVATMVGAIALIADGYRRTLWYGSGRVGRASSKDSGKAIFAVIGLVLAILAPLAAYLMQATISRKREYLADATSARLTRNPLGLAAALSKIEQSVSTTPLPWVNRATMHLFIIHPLRYMDGSQSAMFSTHPPTKDRVSRLQAMASLQEDVTQAAE; encoded by the coding sequence GTGAGCGATTACCGCCGCGATTTTGCCGCTGAGATTCGCTCCAATAAGCGAAAATCGTTTCTGCTGTTTCTGGGACTGCCGATCCTGCTGGTTGGCATGTGCTGGGTGATTGGCGAACAGTACGGGCGCGGCGATCTTGGACTGTTGGGCGGCCTGGTCGTGGCCGTCGGCGGCATGGTCATCACGTACACACTCGGCGACGATATCATTCTGGGCTTCACCGGGGCGCGCGAAGCGACGTGGGAAAGTGATCAGATGCTCTTCAACGTGGTGGACGAGATGCGGATCGCCGCCGGGCTGCCGATGCCGCGCGTCTATGTGGTGGACTCATTCGCCCTCAACGCGTTCGCGACGGGGTGGTCGCCGGACAATGCGGCCGTGGCCGTTACACGCGGTCTCCTCGAGAAGCTCAATCGCGACGAGCTGCAGGGCGTGATTGCGCACGAAATGGGACACGTCGCGAATTTCGATATTCGCTACATGATGATTGTGGCAACAATGGTCGGCGCCATCGCCTTGATCGCGGACGGTTACCGGCGCACGCTGTGGTATGGCAGCGGTCGAGTGGGCCGGGCGTCAAGCAAAGACTCGGGCAAAGCGATCTTCGCGGTCATTGGTTTGGTGCTCGCGATCCTGGCCCCGCTGGCTGCCTACCTGATGCAGGCGACGATTTCGCGCAAACGGGAATATCTGGCCGATGCCACCAGCGCGCGGCTAACGCGCAATCCGCTCGGTTTGGCGGCGGCGCTTTCCAAGATCGAGCAATCGGTCAGTACCACGCCGCTGCCGTGGGTGAATCGTGCCACGATGCATCTTTTCATTATTCACCCGCTGCGATATATGGATGGCAGTCAGAGTGCCATGTTCTCGACGCATCCGCCGACCAAGGACCGGGTTTCGCGGTTGCAGGCCATGGCCAGTTTGCAGGAGGATGTCACCCA
- a CDS encoding LemA family protein → MVFLILLGIIAVVGLWVMGLYNGLVTLRNQVKGAWSQIDVQLKRRHDLIPNLVEVVKDYMSYEQETLEKVIKARNTAVAASGPAQVSAAENQLTGALRQMFAVFENYPDLKANQNVMKLQEELTSTENKIAFARQYFNDSVMTYNTKQELFPANLFAATLGFKKEEYYQVPEEEKQNVKVDLR, encoded by the coding sequence ATGGTATTTCTAATTCTTTTAGGTATCATTGCCGTGGTAGGGCTGTGGGTGATGGGGCTCTACAACGGGTTGGTCACGTTGCGTAATCAGGTCAAAGGGGCCTGGTCGCAGATTGACGTGCAGCTCAAGCGCCGCCACGACCTGATTCCCAATCTCGTTGAAGTGGTCAAGGACTACATGTCCTATGAGCAAGAGACGCTCGAGAAGGTAATCAAGGCACGCAATACCGCAGTGGCGGCCAGCGGTCCGGCGCAGGTATCCGCCGCTGAAAACCAGTTAACCGGGGCGCTGCGGCAGATGTTTGCGGTGTTTGAGAATTACCCGGACCTGAAGGCCAACCAGAACGTGATGAAGCTGCAGGAAGAGCTGACTTCGACGGAAAACAAGATCGCCTTTGCGCGGCAGTACTTCAACGATTCAGTGATGACCTATAACACGAAGCAGGAGCTGTTTCCAGCTAATCTGTTTGCGGCTACGCTGGGATTCAAGAAGGAAGAGTACTATCAGGTTCCCGAAGAAGAGAAGCAGAATGTGAAGGTTGACCTGCGGTGA
- a CDS encoding T9SS type A sorting domain-containing protein — translation MRKALLIIMLASACAAQATVRYVPDDFPDLQAALDAASSGDTVICRPGTYNGSFVIPPIHITLGSEYVFTADTALISTTVIQPGAEDPERRCLTADSAASRDTSLTIVGLTVTLGRATEDNVTERGGGLFVQRRNVELRDCIFSTNRGFYGGAIYAENCSLKVDRCEFLDNDSPDNGRNLCSIRSDVVFDSCDFGFHGGEFSGWGSRSSIGASSGELELRDCRIHDVGHGGQACAFIDHALGGSGPWEIRIFGCAFTNNRLIQLYSSTGSAANTFVLDSCVFADNEIGFGMFRGWEHSGMARATLTRNWFENNVPIPNYGMQGLIVLDLIPSRCVVEENYFDSNQGYDFACVGISNAGHPQYRRVWRNYFVNNSSTPEVDGGSKTVALSQVFPGVIEYNAFIGNQGVAVYTSPWSDSTGYALNNYWGSTSGPFETLRNPQGQGDTADSRTRFDPWLESEEDIPDTTILPNAADDWHWPVPSTWYIANVYPNPFNSQFHVELQGMAGAGFEIRLFDLLGREVALLHAGRTLPGNFSFNAPAGLGAGVYFLRAQDRYYGETKKVLYLK, via the coding sequence ATGCGCAAGGCCCTGCTCATAATCATGCTTGCCTCTGCGTGCGCTGCACAGGCTACGGTCCGCTATGTCCCGGATGATTTTCCCGATCTGCAAGCGGCGCTCGACGCTGCGTCATCGGGCGATACAGTGATCTGCCGACCGGGCACTTACAACGGTTCGTTCGTCATTCCGCCGATCCATATAACACTCGGAAGTGAGTACGTATTCACCGCCGACACAGCACTCATTTCGACCACGGTCATCCAGCCCGGCGCAGAGGATCCCGAGCGGCGTTGCCTGACAGCGGACTCGGCGGCTTCGCGTGACACATCTTTGACCATCGTGGGCCTGACCGTTACTCTTGGCCGGGCGACGGAAGATAATGTCACGGAAAGAGGCGGTGGCCTATTCGTTCAACGCCGCAACGTCGAATTGCGGGATTGCATTTTCAGCACAAACCGCGGATTTTACGGCGGCGCGATCTACGCCGAGAACTGCTCCCTAAAGGTTGATCGCTGTGAGTTTCTTGACAATGACTCACCCGACAATGGCCGCAATCTGTGCTCGATCCGCAGCGACGTCGTTTTTGACTCCTGTGACTTTGGCTTTCACGGCGGAGAGTTCAGCGGTTGGGGCAGCCGGAGTTCGATCGGCGCATCCAGCGGCGAACTCGAGCTCCGCGACTGCCGGATCCATGATGTCGGTCACGGTGGCCAGGCCTGCGCCTTCATTGATCACGCGTTGGGCGGCAGCGGTCCGTGGGAAATTCGCATTTTCGGCTGCGCGTTCACCAATAACCGTCTCATTCAACTCTACTCGTCAACGGGAAGTGCCGCCAACACATTTGTTCTGGATTCGTGCGTGTTCGCGGACAATGAAATCGGTTTCGGAATGTTTCGCGGCTGGGAGCATTCCGGCATGGCGCGCGCCACGCTGACTCGCAATTGGTTTGAGAATAATGTCCCCATTCCCAACTATGGGATGCAGGGTTTGATCGTCTTGGACCTTATTCCGTCCCGATGCGTCGTTGAGGAAAACTACTTCGACTCGAACCAAGGATATGACTTCGCCTGTGTCGGCATTTCAAATGCCGGACATCCACAGTATCGCCGCGTGTGGCGAAACTACTTTGTCAACAACAGCAGCACACCAGAGGTGGATGGCGGCAGCAAGACTGTGGCGCTCTCGCAGGTGTTCCCCGGCGTGATCGAGTACAACGCCTTCATTGGTAATCAAGGTGTGGCCGTCTACACCTCACCATGGTCCGACTCGACGGGGTACGCGTTAAACAACTATTGGGGCAGCACAAGCGGCCCCTTCGAAACGCTTAGAAACCCGCAGGGCCAAGGGGACACAGCCGATTCCCGAACAAGGTTCGATCCGTGGCTGGAAAGCGAAGAGGACATTCCCGACACGACCATCCTGCCTAACGCCGCAGATGACTGGCATTGGCCGGTGCCCTCTACGTGGTACATTGCGAACGTCTACCCGAATCCGTTCAATTCCCAATTCCACGTTGAACTGCAGGGCATGGCCGGCGCGGGTTTTGAGATTCGTCTGTTTGATCTGCTTGGTCGCGAGGTAGCACTCCTGCATGCGGGCCGTACGTTGCCCGGCAACTTCTCCTTTAACGCGCCCGCCGGACTTGGCGCAGGGGTGTATTTCCTTCGGGCGCAGGATCGCTACTACGGCGAGACGAAAAAAGTTCTGTATTTGAAGTAG
- a CDS encoding NADPH-dependent F420 reductase, with protein sequence MKIAIIGKGNVANALGQRWNDGAHEVMFGVRRPDQHEPPVPSERKTIRIAALDVALDWGELIVLALPYEAALELLRTAGPLSEKVIVDATNPLAPGLTGLSAPPGSSGAEELQKLQPHAHVIKCFNTTGYNNMIQPQYGAHDATMLLCGSDAVAKASVKLLAEELGFAPVDAGPLNMAHHLESLAYLWIKLALSQGHGREIAFILHSR encoded by the coding sequence TTGAAGATCGCCATTATCGGCAAAGGAAATGTGGCCAACGCCCTCGGCCAGCGTTGGAACGACGGCGCGCACGAGGTGATGTTCGGAGTGCGGCGGCCGGATCAGCACGAGCCGCCCGTCCCGTCGGAGCGCAAGACAATTCGCATCGCCGCGTTGGACGTTGCACTCGATTGGGGCGAGCTGATCGTCCTGGCCCTGCCCTACGAAGCCGCGCTCGAGCTGCTGCGCACCGCCGGGCCGCTGTCCGAGAAGGTCATCGTGGACGCCACAAATCCGCTCGCGCCGGGCCTTACCGGGCTATCTGCTCCGCCCGGCTCGTCTGGTGCCGAGGAATTACAGAAGCTGCAGCCGCACGCGCATGTGATCAAGTGCTTCAACACGACCGGCTACAACAACATGATCCAGCCGCAATATGGCGCGCACGATGCCACGATGCTCCTGTGCGGCAGCGATGCGGTGGCCAAAGCCTCGGTCAAACTGCTCGCCGAAGAGCTGGGCTTCGCTCCGGTGGACGCCGGTCCGCTGAACATGGCCCACCACCTCGAATCGCTGGCCTATCTCTGGATCAAACTCGCGCTATCCCAAGGCCACGGCCGAGAGATCGCCTTTATCCTGCACAGCCGCTAA
- a CDS encoding aminopeptidase, which produces MFDPRHKKLADVLVKHSTRVKPGDKVLVECSDTPPEFVSVLVQTICDAGGLPVLEYKHQSVMRTLMRNATEERMKLIADAELYRMKQMDCYIAVRGIFNSKELIDVPGDQMSLYEKHWLKPVHLKQRVENTRWVILKYPSPQMAQMARMSHEAFEDFFYRVCCDVDWKKASDAMVPAKAFMEKTDKVHIKGPGTDLQFSIKGIPAVPCGGNFNIPDLEIFTAPVRTSVNGKISYNSPSTYRGFTFENVVLEFKDGKIVNATSNDTKRINEIFDTDEGSRYVGEFALGFHPYVLEPMDDILFDEKIAGSFHFTPGQAYEKEADNGNRSQIHWDLVCMQRPEKGGGEIWFDGQLIRKDGKFVHEAFLAMNPENLVK; this is translated from the coding sequence ATGTTCGATCCTCGTCACAAGAAATTGGCCGATGTGCTGGTCAAGCACTCGACCCGCGTTAAGCCCGGCGACAAGGTCCTCGTCGAGTGCTCCGACACACCGCCGGAATTCGTGTCGGTGCTGGTGCAGACCATCTGCGACGCGGGCGGTTTGCCCGTGCTGGAATATAAGCATCAATCGGTCATGCGGACCCTGATGCGCAACGCCACTGAAGAGCGCATGAAGCTCATCGCTGACGCGGAGCTCTACCGCATGAAGCAGATGGATTGCTACATCGCTGTGCGGGGTATTTTCAACTCCAAAGAGTTGATTGACGTTCCCGGCGATCAGATGTCGCTCTATGAGAAGCATTGGCTCAAGCCCGTGCATCTCAAACAACGCGTTGAGAACACGCGCTGGGTAATTCTGAAATACCCGTCGCCGCAGATGGCGCAGATGGCGCGCATGAGCCACGAGGCCTTCGAAGACTTCTTCTACCGCGTCTGCTGTGACGTGGATTGGAAAAAGGCCAGCGACGCGATGGTTCCGGCCAAGGCCTTCATGGAAAAGACCGACAAGGTCCACATCAAGGGCCCGGGCACGGACTTGCAGTTCTCGATCAAAGGTATTCCGGCGGTGCCGTGCGGCGGAAATTTCAATATTCCCGATCTGGAGATCTTCACCGCGCCGGTGCGCACCTCGGTCAATGGCAAGATCAGCTACAATTCGCCCTCGACCTACCGCGGATTCACATTCGAAAATGTCGTGCTGGAGTTTAAGGACGGCAAGATCGTCAATGCCACCTCGAACGACACCAAGCGCATTAATGAGATCTTCGACACCGATGAAGGCTCGCGCTACGTCGGCGAGTTCGCGCTGGGTTTCCATCCGTATGTGCTCGAACCGATGGACGATATTCTCTTTGATGAGAAGATCGCCGGTTCGTTCCACTTCACGCCGGGCCAGGCCTACGAAAAGGAAGCTGACAACGGCAACCGCAGCCAGATTCACTGGGACCTCGTGTGTATGCAGCGCCCCGAGAAGGGCGGCGGCGAGATTTGGTTCGACGGTCAGTTGATTCGCAAGGACGGCAAGTTCGTGCATGAAGCGTTCCTGGCGATGAATCCGGAGAATTTGGTTAAGTAA
- a CDS encoding methyltransferase domain-containing protein has product MDFSPVALATARDLAQKAGLADRVTFIESDVLLLDNVLHEQFDIIFTSYGVLGWLSDLYRWGEVVAKLLKPGGRFVIVEIHPTLMMLDWEDGKFTVKYGYFHCADGLELPPMPDYADNSYVPQAQTREWQWSLADVFRSLKRAGLAVQNFEEYPLLCYKPYPHLVEAGPDMYRLPRRRPGNPLTFALDASR; this is encoded by the coding sequence GTGGACTTTTCACCGGTCGCTCTTGCCACGGCCCGCGACTTGGCGCAGAAAGCCGGGCTGGCCGACCGCGTGACATTTATCGAGAGCGATGTCCTGCTGCTCGACAATGTTCTGCACGAGCAATTCGACATCATCTTCACCAGCTACGGCGTCCTCGGCTGGCTATCCGACCTATACCGTTGGGGTGAAGTCGTCGCCAAACTCCTCAAACCTGGCGGTCGCTTCGTGATCGTTGAAATTCACCCGACGCTCATGATGCTCGATTGGGAGGATGGAAAATTCACTGTGAAATACGGGTACTTCCACTGTGCCGACGGTCTGGAACTGCCGCCGATGCCCGACTACGCGGACAACAGCTACGTGCCGCAGGCGCAGACGCGCGAGTGGCAGTGGAGTCTCGCCGATGTCTTTCGCAGTTTGAAGCGCGCCGGGCTCGCGGTACAAAATTTTGAAGAGTATCCGCTACTCTGTTACAAACCCTATCCGCATTTGGTTGAGGCCGGCCCCGACATGTACCGCCTCCCCCGACGGCGACCCGGAAATCCCCTGACGTTCGCTTTAGACGCCTCGCGCTGA
- a CDS encoding patatin-like phospholipase family protein produces the protein MNPYLLLAMQGGGAYGSYQAGMLAEYFERGGQPYDGGYGVSVGGLNVAQLFGTSDGSLETSKIAQAPNAARLATLWESEISANASVYIPHAATGALTVSVRKLLGKNLHGDLAVAMLRKQASVYDTSPLRKLLHKHLGHKKWPDNVCVGAVQLQTGEFTEMALNAPPRGMSAVDAVMASAAIPIVFPPIFNFVDGGVTDVTPLRRVFKQFNEQRKARAERMLSPQPLELHILRASAFPAPDAGPFERVVSVLERTLTLFVDNTDREDYERAVLINDILGRLNRSCVSTSPEIASAFQDYKERYSLVDAYVIGPSKSEMGQFSDSARTFDKDAVKSGLKLGRRRMADFLKNKDDYLLEVVHFNDDVPKLPR, from the coding sequence ATGAACCCCTATCTCCTACTCGCCATGCAGGGCGGCGGTGCCTACGGCTCCTATCAGGCCGGGATGCTCGCCGAGTACTTTGAGCGCGGCGGCCAGCCTTACGACGGCGGGTACGGCGTCTCCGTGGGCGGATTGAATGTCGCGCAGCTCTTCGGCACCTCCGATGGCTCTTTGGAAACCAGTAAGATCGCGCAGGCACCCAACGCCGCGCGGCTGGCGACGCTGTGGGAGTCGGAAATCTCGGCCAACGCCTCGGTCTACATTCCTCATGCGGCTACCGGTGCGCTGACCGTCAGCGTGCGAAAGCTGTTGGGAAAGAACCTTCACGGCGACTTGGCGGTGGCCATGCTGCGCAAGCAGGCCTCGGTCTACGATACCTCGCCGCTGCGCAAACTGCTGCACAAACACCTCGGCCACAAGAAATGGCCCGACAATGTCTGCGTCGGCGCGGTACAGTTGCAGACTGGCGAGTTTACGGAGATGGCGCTGAATGCCCCGCCGCGCGGCATGAGTGCGGTGGATGCGGTCATGGCCTCGGCGGCGATTCCGATTGTCTTTCCGCCGATTTTCAATTTCGTGGACGGCGGCGTGACCGATGTGACGCCGTTGCGCCGCGTATTTAAACAGTTCAACGAGCAGCGCAAAGCCCGCGCGGAGCGCATGCTGTCGCCGCAGCCGCTTGAATTGCATATCCTGCGTGCGTCGGCCTTTCCCGCGCCCGATGCCGGGCCGTTTGAGCGCGTCGTGAGTGTGCTTGAGCGGACGTTGACGCTGTTCGTGGACAACACGGACCGCGAAGACTACGAGCGCGCTGTGTTAATCAACGATATTCTCGGCCGACTCAACCGTTCCTGCGTATCCACGAGTCCTGAGATTGCTTCCGCGTTCCAGGATTACAAAGAGCGCTATTCGCTGGTGGACGCCTATGTCATCGGCCCGAGCAAGTCCGAGATGGGCCAATTCTCCGACAGCGCGCGCACCTTCGACAAAGACGCCGTCAAATCCGGCCTGAAACTCGGCCGCCGTCGCATGGCCGACTTCCTGAAGAACAAGGACGACTATCTCTTAGAAGTCGTCCACTTCAACGACGACGTGCCGAAGCTGCCCAGATAG